The Papaver somniferum cultivar HN1 chromosome 3, ASM357369v1, whole genome shotgun sequence genome includes a region encoding these proteins:
- the LOC113359646 gene encoding uncharacterized protein LOC113359646, with the protein MMHRNGLEAVQRTLVDIMMEKNGGKELFGRKTLVLGGDFRQILPIMRLLTGDTSVEKREEVEEFSKWILDVGNGKLPTISLDGSKDTDWVEIPSDLLIRCQENHLDTIVRTMYPDLLIHMRDKNYLADRSILAPTNECVHNINSHILACIPGEEHTYLSADYIGP; encoded by the exons ATGATGCACCGAAATGGACTTGAAGCTGTCCAGAGAACCCTAGTTGATATAATGATGGAAAAAAATGGAGGAAAGGAATTGTTTGGTAGAAAAACATTGGTTCTTGGTGGTGATTTCAGGCAAATTTTACCG ATAATGCGTCTGCTGACCGGAGATACGTCTGTTGAAAAAAGAGAAGAAGTTGAAGAATTTTCAAAATGGATTCTTGATGTGGGTAATGGTAAGTTACCAACAATCAGTTTGGATGGATCGAAAGATACAGATTGGGTGGAAATACCTTCAGATTTACTAATACGGTGTCAAGAAAATCACCTTGACACAATAGTACGAACAATGTATCCCGACTTGCTAATACACATGCGTGATAAGAATTATCTTGCTGATCGGAGTATATTAGCGCCAACAAATGAATGTGTGCACAACATAAATTCACACATCTTAGCATGTATACCAGGTGAAGAACATACATATTTGAGTGCTGATTACATTGGACCATAA